In the Pelmatolapia mariae isolate MD_Pm_ZW linkage group LG10_11, Pm_UMD_F_2, whole genome shotgun sequence genome, ACCATCTTCCTGGGAGAAGATGCAGATGGCCTGATCAAGGAATACCTTGTAAGTTTCAACAGTTTGTCAGCACATCTTGTCAAAGGGACACAAAAAAAGTTAACTGTTAGAACACATTACATATTGGATTGACTTTGTTTTAAGTAAGACGGGCTTACTTGATTATTTAAGTTCAAAGGAATAGTTTGACATGTTGGGAAATCTTATCTTTCTTGCTTACAATTTGATTAGAGTCAGATTGATacacctctctctgctgtttctgGTGTGTGATGACACCCAACCAAGAAATAGCCCAGCACATAACACATATTGGTACATCACCCAAACACTTAATCACAGTAAGAAGTGAGGCTAATgatgatttgtgtttgtgtcttgtaCCCCTCTGTAGGACTGTGGAGCAGATGATGTTCAGAGGGACCTGGAGGAGGTCACCATGGCAGTGTATGTGATTCGGAAGGAGGGGGAGGGACTGCAGGAGCCACCTGAAGACATTGGCATTGTCATTGAGGGTGTGGAAGTGTTGCATGAACTAACTTCGGTTGCCTCAGCTTGTGCCCTGCTTCTAGGTTTGATCTATGCACTCAACCTAGCTTATCCAAAACCCTTTCGCTTCACTTTTGAAGTGCTCCAAAAAATCTTCATGCAGCTTGATCAGCACAAGATGTCCCCCAAAGTCCAAAATCTGTATATCAAACTTCAAAGCTCCCAGTAATGGCACAGAACAATGACCAACAAATGGCCTTGTGCCATAATGCGAAGGAACAACTGTGTTTGGACATATAGCATGTAAAATATGTAGTCTCTTTTGGATGTTGGGCCTTTTTTATGCTCCAAGAGACCTCAAACCACAATTTAATGTGCTTTTATACATACTTTGTatggtatttttatttattttttaattttttttcagacaTATTTGCCTTCGTTTCAAGGGAAAGGTTgcatttcaggtttgatgtgcTCAGTTATACAACAAACTGTTGTGACATTCTAAAACTCTAAAGgagtgtttatattttttcatcCCCATTGGTCAGCTACACTGTTCAGATATTTATTCATTGGCTATAGCTGAAGAGAAGTTTCTGTATACTCTTGGGGCACTTTTTCATAGTTGACACTATATGTGTTGAGATTGATATTTGTGTAATACTGTGTTGCACTTTACACTTTGATGACAACTTTGTGGTCCTACTAAGCGTTacttgcattttgtgcatatgtgttttaaaaaggaCAAATGTGTAATGTGTTTGACCAAAAGCTGTGTTGGTTGCCATAAAGGTAATACTTTATTACATTTATacaataaagtatttaaaaaaaaaaaacattggattttgaatttttgaaaaatattttcagccAACTTAAAATTTTGATTTAAGCTTTATTAAACAAACTAAAATTTCATTTTAGAGTCACTACAAAAAGTAATTTACACTAAACCACATTATTAGGTTAGCAAAGAGCAATATTTTACTTTTGGGTTATGCAAATTATTGGGttggaaaaactgaaaactttaagTTGAAATGTCTTAATTTTAAGTTGGATTAAtgcaaaatgtttatttgaCAACAATTAATTTATTAAGTACATGTAACTTAAATCAGTTGTGTTAATCTAATGtattaacttcatttcaaagaacttaattaaattaggtgttaccaattgaaataattcaattaagttggttcaactattttcttttttcagtgcatGACAaaattctctcccctccctcttaaagaaagaaagaaagactgactgactgactgactgactgactgactgactgggcCTTTGTCCAGAAGAACatgaaattagaataaaaattgAGGGCAAAGCAGAACACAAGATGAAAGGAAATCATAATATAATTAAGATATAATGAACAAtcttgtcttgatgcatgctcaatcaggAAATCCAAAAAACTTGATTCTGTTCTTCTGGACATCGCATTTTCATTGAGaaaaacgtttcatcactcatccaagtgacttctttatTCTCAGCTGAATGCAGGTTTCTCcaacttaaaaacactacatttgcataatgactaaaactagcaccactgactaCAATATGCATATTGTAATGAACACTGACAACTGATCATTGATGAAACCATGGTCAGacatgcagtcagctgagacagaTCGGGAGACATTGTAGCACAGACTCCTGTAATACTTTAGTTTTCCTTCTTCAAGCTGACAACAGCAGGAAAGATCTTTGTTAAAACAGCATTTATAACTTTTAATTGACTGGTGTTCGTGCATCAAGCTGTTGCACAAATGGGTTTACTACTTTGAGGAAACTGAAGTAATACAGAATTCTGTCTATAATCAGATCTGCCTCCAACATTATGTTTAATTGAATATTATAAGTTCTTGACATAGATTTTTCATAAAAcagttttgaataaattacCAGATGTCAGTCATATTTTTGTTAATCTCTGTTCCTGGACTTTGTAAAGCAATTCTTACCAAAGGCCATTTGTGGACAGAGTATTTAAAATAGAAATGTACCCATAAAGAggaattaaatttttaaaactgtgtaacctttgactgaaaataaataaaaatattatataatggAATACAAGTTTTTCACCATGTTTCTGAATTTTAGGGTTTTTCAAACAACAGTTTTAAGATGGAATATCTCCCACAAAGatacaaaacacagaaattacAGACGCTGACATAAACCCTGAGTTTTTTGTCTGAGTTTGGagtttttgtatttacatttttgcctttttctgtATATATAGTGTTCTGAGTTTTGGGGGTCTGTATTACATTTAACAAGGTTTAGCCTTAGTTTTGCCTTTAGGTTTTCTGATTTACTTTTCTTTGTGATTATAGATCTGTTCTAAagtgaaatcatttttttctgcctccAATAGGTATTTTGTGCTTGTACATAACAGAACAATGCTTAAATAATAAGGGATCTTTGacacatttcattttgttctAAAGAAAACTATGAATACTTTTGGTTGttgaaataactttttttttcttctttttttttgccagatAAGAAGTCGTCTTGTAATAAATCTTTTCCATCACTAGCAACATGCTGGGGAATTCTGTTAGTAATTATGGTCCTTCGATTCTACTGTGAGTATAACTTTAAAACTTACACTATGATCTGAGGTGTGTAAACTCAGTAGTGTGATGtttgatatttgattttgtttttttaacagttatGTTATCGTTGCATTCATTTATAggaaacatgtaaatatattcaaaccacttaaaaaaaactaactgCTGTCCTTTGTAACCTTATAGTCTCCACAGTTTTAGAAAAACAGATCACAAACTTGACTGCAGAGGCACAGAtgctcaaaaagaaaaatgaggagctggagacagaaaagaaaaacctaaCAGAAATAATACAACAGATGACGACATCAGGGAGTGACTTCAATGTTAGTCGAGCTCAGTGGAGCATTGATGCCTACTGTCCCAAAGATAATAACAGTATGTTCCAAATATATTTGTACAAAATTAACTAATTTAACATAGATATGcactgatgttgtttattaacCGTTCTCTATTCTTGCAGACAGAAAATGTAACCCTTGTCAGGCTGGCTGGGAATATGTTGAGCCCAGCTGCTATGCAACTTATGATGCTAATCGTGATCAATGGAAAACCTGGGAAGAAGCTCGAGAAAACTGCAGAGGAAAGATTTCAGATTTAGCTGTTGTGATTAATGAAGAAGAAAAGGTAATGAGAAAACTGTGGGACACTTTATTACAGActtcatgaaaataaaaatataatttctttAGATTGAAAGCTTTCTTAGAGCAAAGCGTTTAAATATCTCTGACAactttctctctgtcctcagAAAACTGTCAGTGACAAGAGTtggaaatatgaaaacaaaggataCTGGATTGGTCTGAGAGTTGAAGATGGGAAATGGAAGTGGTTGGATGGAAGGAATCTGACTAATAGGTAAGAGACACTTTGAATCAATATAAATTTCAAGTATTTCCCAAATCTGTGATAAATCAATTACAGTGTACCAGTGTCCATCAGCCTTGAGCAGAATTCTTGTTTTCCTCAGCTCCTGGATCGACCAGCCTCCTTCTGATGGTCACTGTGCaatctctgtccaaaaccaAGGATTTAAATCAGTGAGCTGTAATGAGAAGAACCGATGGATCTGCAAAAAGAAAGCTTTGTCTGTTTGAATACTGCAGTAAAACTTCAGAGGACTTTTGGATAGTCTCAGTCtcaaaatataatattaatgatattattaatgaataaatattaatatcTAACTGGTCAACAGAGTCGACCAGTTATCAACAGAGGGCACTGCATTACTTCAAATCAAACAGTTGTTGCCTGAAGTATCtgcactgagatttttttcatgttgcaTTAATAGTTATTGTTAAGCTATGTTATATTAATGACAAATGTTTTGGTCAAACCAAGAACAGCACTGTTCAAACTGCTgtaacatgtggaagaaggacAGCAGCAGAGAAGAACAGGAAGTTCAGGTTATAATTGAAGTCTCATGTTGTGTATCAACTTCACTTTTTTAGTGTTGTTAgtaaagttttgattttattcatttacattGATTGAAATGAAAGTATGGCTTCATCCTGCTTTGTATCACCTGCTCAGCCTGGTGGTGGTGCTGTAAGGGTTTGGGGGGTATTTTCTCTGCACACTTTGAGTCATTTATGCCAACTGAGCATAAATAAAATGGCACAGCCCacctgtgtgttgttgttgaacATGTCCATCTCTTCGTACCCACAATTCTTTTGGCTGATTCCAGCCAGATAAAACACCATGTGAGTTCACTATAGTCAAActgcctccacagtcaccagatttcaATCCAGTATCAACCTTTCaaaaagatttgaaaatatgttttttaatttggaatttgaaaaagcttttttaaacaagttaaatgtttttattcagaggttaatttttttaatcaattcttGATTTAAGTATCTATTCATGGATGAATAATTCATTTGGAAATATTGATTTATAAATAGTGCTTTTAttctaaatgaaattattaaaaaaaataacatactttattgtttaaataaatagaaTCATTTAAAACCCATTCATAAATGAATTTACAGATGCACATTATATTACACaatataatttacatttaaatgctgtctaacattcacacaacaatgttcctgtttctctttattattctagttgcttctgCATGTTTTTGTGGCTTTTAACCGCTTCCACATACTTTGTGCTAATTTCATGAAGGACCACAAGAGTCTCGCACATCGAAATAAAGAATCCTGCGCTTTACAGCATTAACATAACTAAATCTAAAGTTGACTAAGCTGACTAACgttatcatgtttttaatggtGAGAGCTGCTCCACGGTTTAAAAAGTGTCTTATTTGCCTTGACACATCTATTCTCTTCCCCACAAGCatcaacattttgtttttttcatgaaaaACAGGGAGCATGGGAGTTGGTTTCCTTGTAGCTACATGTCTAAATGCAATGAGTTGATGCCTTGTGGTTGGCTCATTAGTTCTGTGTGGTGTGGGGAATTCACATCATGGATTTCCAGCTGGAAAATCTGCAGCAAGTGTAAGATgctatcataataataataatctctcTTCTTGTACCTTGTTGAAGAACTAAGGGAGTTATAAAGGCAAAGCCAATGTCATCTCAGTACAAGCAACAtgtgcctaataaagtgtccagtgagtATATATGTCAAAAGCAGAGGTTAGTTAGAAGAGACAGTTACACTGGTGAAGCAGCAGTTTATTATGATGCTCTGTGGTATTTCTCAATGTACAAGTCACAAGAAGTGTCTAGTCAATGGTACATAAGAACACCCTGTCTTCAGTTTGAAGCCATATATGGAATCATCTTACATTCTCAGGCAAAAGCAGAAGCTGGTATAAGACAGACTGGGCACTGAGGAAGTTTATTATGATGCTCTGTGGTATTTCTCAGTGTAAAAGCCACAAGAAGTGTGTCTAGTGACTTGTAGATAAGAACACCCCGTCTTCAGCGTGAAGCCATAAAAGAATGTAAGATTCAACACATCTCACATTCTCACGCAAAAGCAGAAGCTTATTGCAGAAGTTTATTAtgataattattattttctatTGTTTAAACACAGTGCTATTGCTCAGTGTACAAGTCCCAAATACTCAGCAGCAGGGCGGTAACTACGGCAGAGGAGAAGCTCATAttaagaactaacaaatgaacaCAATCAGCAGGTAAGCTAAGCTTTTCAAATGCAGTGTATCAAAAAAGATTTTCTAAAACTCAAGGCTATTGATATGAATCAAAGTCTGCATCTCTATGTGATTACTGTTTCAAGTCATGTTGGTTTAGGTGATGTTTTCTTCAGTAAtagtaaacagtaaaaaaagACTGTAAGCAAATCCAGTGGGTCAGATACTGAGATATGTGCTGCCACATCAAAGGCAAACTTTCCATGTACGATCTAAGGCGAAGTTCCagagaaaaaagacatttttaaaaatttttaaaaatacatttttaaaaacatgctgaATTCTGTCAACATTGagcaaaaacattttgttcATTCAAAATGACCCAAAGTCTACAAAAATTGTGGTTGTTTGAAAAGTACTTAACTCCAATTACCCTTTAAACTTTCAGTAAAACAGGACAAGGAAGCTGCACATGAAGAAATGAAGGTTGAAAATAAAGCAACTGAACAAACTCCTGATACAAAtggtaagtttaaaaaaaacacaacaacaaaaatcaaacagaatCACTCTGTGTTAACACAACTGGAAGGAGGGATGGGAATCGAGAACTGGTTTCCAGTAGTCCAATTCCCCGGGATCGTCAGTCTGCCTGCCTATCGATCACACTTATCGGTTCTTCTGCTCTCAATGCGATCAGCTGATATTACTTTGTGCATTGTATGAAAAGTATGAGATCCACTATTATTGGAGTTTATTCAGATCGTGGGCTTTGTATTTCAAAtttacactctttcaaataTGTAATTTCCCCAGAGTgtatttgataaactcttcaACCTTAATTATTTCTTGAGTTGTAATGATCTAATACAAAAACTGACAATGTGTATAACTACATAAAATTAGAATTTAGGCCAGAAAACATAGAACTAAACCAGCATGAAATGTGGTTGTGGGGAGGAGGGTGACATTCTAGCCAGTCTTTAGCAAGCCCCAGTCAACA is a window encoding:
- the LOC134635536 gene encoding C-type lectin lectoxin-Phi1-like; amino-acid sequence: MDKKSSCNKSFPSLATCWGILLVIMVLRFYFSTVLEKQITNLTAEAQMLKKKNEELETEKKNLTEIIQQMTTSGSDFNVSRAQWSIDAYCPKDNNNRKCNPCQAGWEYVEPSCYATYDANRDQWKTWEEARENCRGKISDLAVVINEEEKKTVSDKSWKYENKGYWIGLRVEDGKWKWLDGRNLTNSSWIDQPPSDGHCAISVQNQGFKSVSCNEKNRWICKKKALSV